A region of Deltaproteobacteria bacterium DNA encodes the following proteins:
- a CDS encoding DUF465 domain-containing protein yields the protein MEEADELLIKKYIHQDEELRNYIENHEKLEADIENYNKRIYLTAEEEIEKKNLQKRKLRGKEQIYRILHKYRD from the coding sequence ATGGAAGAGGCTGATGAGCTCTTGATCAAAAAATATATTCATCAGGATGAGGAGTTAAGGAATTACATTGAAAATCACGAAAAACTTGAAGCGGATATTGAGAATTATAACAAGCGTATCTATCTGACGGCTGAGGAAGAAATTGAAAAGAAGAATTTACAAAAAAGGAAACTCCGGGGAAAAGAGCAGATATACAGAATCCTCCATAAGTACCGTGACTAG
- the pssA gene encoding CDP-diacylglycerol--serine O-phosphatidyltransferase — translation MKKNATFKRERVKKGIYLLPNLLTTGSIFCGFYSIIASMKGEYWLAAVAILIAFVLDGLDGRIARMTNTTSKFGSEYDSLSDLVAFGVAPAILTYTWALSVYGKWGWLAAFLFVVCGALRLARFNIQIGLIESKVFNGLPIPGAAAVVATGILLFFYLGGEGKFNNLSILIGMVILALLMVSNIKFYSFKDLNYFSRKPFMSFVLIVLIMIIVIAEPQIMMFTFSFGYSLSGPIWLMMKVGKKAYTELKSKGFRVYSKRMLKK, via the coding sequence ATGAAAAAGAATGCCACATTTAAAAGAGAGCGTGTAAAAAAAGGAATATATTTATTGCCCAACCTCTTAACAACGGGAAGTATTTTTTGTGGATTTTATTCTATAATCGCCTCCATGAAAGGAGAATATTGGCTAGCGGCGGTAGCTATTTTGATAGCTTTCGTCCTTGATGGTCTGGACGGCAGAATTGCACGAATGACGAACACGACCAGCAAGTTCGGTTCGGAATACGACTCCCTGTCAGACCTGGTGGCCTTTGGTGTTGCACCGGCCATTCTCACCTATACGTGGGCTCTTTCAGTATACGGGAAATGGGGGTGGCTTGCAGCATTTCTTTTTGTCGTCTGTGGTGCACTACGTCTGGCAAGATTCAATATTCAGATAGGCTTAATTGAAAGCAAGGTTTTTAATGGGCTCCCGATTCCGGGAGCAGCCGCTGTTGTTGCAACCGGGATATTGCTTTTCTTCTACCTTGGAGGAGAGGGGAAATTTAATAATCTATCGATATTGATAGGTATGGTAATTTTAGCATTACTGATGGTAAGCAATATCAAATTTTACAGTTTTAAAGACCTAAACTATTTTTCAAGAAAGCCCTTCATGTCTTTTGTTTTGATTGTGCTTATCATGATTATTGTTATTGCAGAACCTCAGATTATGATGTTTACCTTTTCTTTCGGTTATAGTTTGTCCGGTCCGATATGGCTGATGATGAAGGTAGGCAAAAAGGCATACACAGAATTGAAG
- the rseP gene encoding RIP metalloprotease RseP yields the protein MIGISIVSVIILLGVLIFAHEVGHFLVAKYSGVGVLKFSLGFGPRLIGKKVGETEYLISLIPLGGYVKLLGESEGEELSEADAKRSFLKQPVSKRIAIVAAGPIFNFLLAIVIFTIVYIVGVPTLTNQIGGVQEGSAAIEAGIVEGDIIAAIDGKEITRWETLAEIISKSDGRELTITIRRDDQIREVVLKPRLTKTKNIFGEEIESYKMGISPSSQHTVIERMNPFTAFWTSLKQTWFISKLTVVSIIKIFEGVVSPKTLGGPILIAQIAGAQVKEGIIPFVLFMALLSINLAILNLFPIPILDGGHLLFYLVEIVTGREVNIKWREMAQQIGFVMLIILMIFVFIMDIERLNINLFDDINKVFSR from the coding sequence GTGATAGGTATAAGCATTGTATCTGTAATAATATTGCTTGGTGTTCTCATTTTCGCCCATGAGGTCGGCCATTTCCTGGTGGCCAAATATTCGGGTGTTGGCGTACTGAAATTTTCCCTTGGATTTGGGCCAAGATTAATAGGGAAAAAGGTGGGGGAGACGGAATATCTTATTTCACTGATACCCCTTGGCGGTTATGTTAAACTCCTTGGTGAATCTGAAGGTGAGGAACTCTCGGAGGCGGATGCGAAAAGGTCTTTCCTGAAACAACCGGTCTCAAAAAGAATAGCCATTGTGGCCGCTGGTCCAATCTTCAATTTTTTGCTGGCCATTGTGATTTTTACCATTGTTTATATAGTCGGTGTTCCGACCCTGACCAACCAGATTGGTGGGGTTCAGGAGGGGTCTGCGGCAATTGAAGCGGGTATCGTGGAAGGAGATATCATTGCAGCAATCGACGGAAAAGAGATAACACGATGGGAGACACTTGCAGAAATCATTAGTAAAAGTGACGGCAGGGAATTGACGATCACAATAAGAAGGGATGATCAAATACGTGAAGTCGTATTAAAGCCAAGATTGACAAAAACAAAAAACATTTTTGGCGAAGAAATCGAGTCTTATAAGATGGGTATCAGTCCCTCATCACAACATACTGTAATTGAGAGAATGAATCCATTTACAGCCTTTTGGACAAGCCTGAAGCAAACGTGGTTCATAAGTAAGTTGACGGTAGTAAGCATTATTAAGATTTTTGAAGGTGTCGTTTCTCCGAAAACACTGGGTGGTCCCATTCTCATTGCCCAGATTGCCGGGGCTCAGGTAAAGGAAGGCATTATACCATTTGTGCTATTCATGGCTTTATTAAGTATCAATCTCGCTATTCTCAATCTATTTCCTATCCCCATCCTCGATGGGGGACACCTTTTATTCTATCTTGTAGAAATTGTAACCGGCAGGGAAGTCAATATTAAATGGAGAGAAATGGCTCAGCAAATCGGCTTCGTCATGCTGATAATTCTCATGATATTTGTTTTTATCATGGATATAGAGAGACTCAATATTAATTTATTTGACGATATAAATAAAGTATTTAGCCGATAA
- a CDS encoding phosphatidylserine decarboxylase family protein, whose protein sequence is MDHDSIIAREGLPFIVPLVIFTIGFAFFNIFWLASLFFIATAFVTWFFRNPQRKVPDDANAIISPADGEIIKIEGVLEGDYLKGPSKKISIFMNVFNVHVNRIPYSGTVESIHYNKGDFFSASLDKASLHNEKNSIIIKTDDGKKILTVQIAGLIARRIECWIKEGMYVNKGERFGLIRFGSRLEVFLPSDSITSVKVGDKVKAGETLIGWLK, encoded by the coding sequence ATGGATCATGACAGCATCATAGCCCGTGAGGGTCTTCCATTCATCGTACCGCTCGTTATTTTTACTATCGGGTTCGCTTTTTTCAATATCTTTTGGCTTGCATCTCTCTTTTTTATTGCTACTGCTTTTGTGACCTGGTTTTTCAGGAATCCTCAGCGAAAAGTACCCGATGATGCAAATGCCATTATATCTCCTGCAGATGGGGAAATTATTAAGATAGAAGGTGTTCTTGAAGGAGATTATCTCAAAGGTCCATCAAAAAAAATAAGTATATTCATGAATGTCTTTAATGTTCATGTCAACCGGATACCGTATTCGGGAACGGTGGAAAGCATACACTACAATAAAGGAGATTTTTTTTCTGCAAGTTTGGATAAAGCATCATTACATAATGAAAAAAATTCAATTATTATTAAAACCGATGACGGCAAAAAAATTTTAACGGTACAGATAGCAGGATTAATAGCAAGAAGGATCGAATGCTGGATAAAAGAAGGGATGTACGTTAACAAAGGCGAGCGATTTGGTCTTATACGATTCGGTTCGCGTCTTGAAGTCTTTCTTCCTTCCGATTCGATAACATCCGTAAAAGTGGGCGATAAGGTGAAGGCAGGAGAGACACTGATAGGATGGCTAAAATGA
- the tsaB gene encoding tRNA (adenosine(37)-N6)-threonylcarbamoyltransferase complex dimerization subunit type 1 TsaB, which translates to MLILAVDTSTKTAGIALLNDDDILFDIFVNLGVNHSIVLLPALHDLCVLSCVDIGSIDLFVCTIGPGSFTGLRVGASTVKGLAMATDKPVVGVSTLDALAFNIVGSEKLVCPMLDAKKNQVYTTLFRIGQDSILEKIESEKVIDVEEFLQRMYEDVIFVGDGAIKYAGLINDILPGKSFFASCWHQYVRASAVGLLGRRKYSEGDVLDSLTFTPRYLRPSEAEVKHTLR; encoded by the coding sequence ATGTTGATTTTAGCAGTTGATACTTCTACAAAAACGGCTGGCATTGCGCTGCTCAATGATGATGATATACTGTTTGATATTTTCGTAAATCTGGGTGTAAATCATTCCATTGTGTTGTTGCCCGCCTTACATGATTTATGCGTACTGTCATGTGTAGACATTGGCAGTATTGATCTTTTCGTGTGCACAATAGGGCCTGGGTCATTTACAGGGCTTCGAGTTGGTGCAAGTACCGTAAAGGGACTTGCCATGGCAACAGATAAACCGGTTGTCGGTGTATCAACTCTGGACGCCTTGGCGTTTAATATCGTCGGCTCGGAGAAATTAGTGTGCCCTATGTTGGATGCAAAGAAAAACCAGGTCTATACGACACTCTTCAGGATTGGGCAAGATAGCATACTTGAAAAAATTGAAAGTGAAAAGGTGATTGATGTCGAGGAATTTTTACAGCGCATGTACGAAGATGTCATATTCGTGGGTGATGGAGCTATAAAATACGCCGGACTCATTAATGACATATTGCCAGGCAAATCTTTTTTCGCATCTTGTTGGCATCAATATGTGAGAGCATCAGCAGTAGGTCTTTTAGGGAGAAGAAAATATTCTGAAGGAGATGTTTTGGATTCTCTTACCTTTACACCGAGGTATCTCCGTCCTTCTGAGGCGGAGGTGAAACACACCTTACGGTAA